The following are from one region of the Chanos chanos chromosome 10, fChaCha1.1, whole genome shotgun sequence genome:
- the LOC115822694 gene encoding interleukin-10 receptor subunit beta — MNSALLTILLVLCATDCGVTGVIPPPDNVKITSFNMGLVLEWDPPQNFTNDKLTYTAEYLGWKDYEVGCINYSSLSCDFTDFLSVFGLYSFRVRSELSGETSDWVVMNNVAVYEITTIGPPVVTLQSSEGEIDVRITEPVLRNGKLQDVYGGVYYNISYWKEGEETETKLLTSEQTWVVLPNIESLARYCVKVQIFSTLTPDLISLPSNETCITNTSSGKVQPWLIVVILFVSFLLSGLVVLLLFGIGWCSYKGIRFLYPKAKLPEHFKQCILEPSISALFLENMKSKPVELYHEVSIVTENSDKLPQCPPQAGGSHGTQADRAEKSCGVREDGTTRSEEKAGSDRTTTPPVNEETEQLLQL, encoded by the exons GTGTCATCCCTCCTCCAGACAATGTCAAGATAACTTCATTCAACATGGGATTGGTTCTAGAATGGGATCCGCCGCAAAATTTCACCAACGACAAACTCACCTACACGGCAGAGTACTT AGGATGGAAAGACTATGAGGTGGGCTGTATAAATTATTCATCGCTCAGCTGCGATTTCACAGACTTCTTGTCAGTTTTCGGGTTGTACAGTTTCCGTGTGCGTTCAGAGCTCAGTGGAGAGACCTCAGATTGGGTAGTGATGAACAATGTGGCAGTGTATGAAATAA CTACAATCGGACCCCCTGTCGTGACACTGCAGAGCAGTGAGGGTGAAATTGATGTCAGGATCACAGAACCCGTCCTCAGAAACGGAAAACTCCAAGACGTTTACGGGGGTGTCTATTACAACATCAGCTACTGGAAAGaaggggaagagacagag ACCAAACTGCTGACTAGTGAACAGACTTGGGTGGTGTTACCAAACATAGAATCTCTAGCCCGTTATTGTGTGAAGGTGCAGATCTTTTCCACATTAACACCAGACCTAATCAGTCTGCCCAGTAATGAGACCTGCATCACCAACACTTCCAGCG gTAAGGTGCAGCCCTGGCTAATAGTGGTGATCCTGTTTGTTAGTTTTCTGCTGTCAGGATTAGTTGTGCTCTTGCTCTTCGGGATTGGGTGGTGCTCCTACAAAGGAATTCGCTTCCTATATCCAAAAGCCAAGCTGCCCGAACATTTCAAACAG tgtattTTAGAACCCTCAATTTCAGCCTTGTTTcttgaaaacatgaaaagcaaGCCTGTGGAACTTTACCATGAGGTCAGCATTGTTACTGAGAACTCCGACAAGCTGCCACAGTGCCCCCCTCAGGCAGGAGGATCACATGGCACCCAGGCCGACAGGGCAGAAAAGAGTTGTGGTGTCAGAGAAGACGGGACGACACGGTCGGAGGAGAAGGCGGGGAGTGACAGGACCACGACCCCACCAGTAAACGAGGAGACAGAACAGCTTTTACAGCTGTGA